In Nonomuraea sp. NBC_00507, the following are encoded in one genomic region:
- a CDS encoding acyl-CoA-like ligand-binding transcription factor: MNVAAPANMAERKRRLVRDELTEAAVKLLAYQGFDETTVDQIVAAVGMSRRTFSRYFESKEDVIVHMLAGAGAQLCAQLRARPADESPAAALRHALSVFTAMMVDHPDKTLHVARLILGTPALLARFLERQSHWQDEMTTILAERTGLAPNTDLRPTLAAGVALTAFNAALRRWADGGGTADMDELVDEAFTTITPALDLATDPN, from the coding sequence ATGAACGTGGCCGCCCCGGCCAACATGGCCGAGCGCAAACGCCGGCTCGTGCGCGATGAGCTGACCGAAGCCGCCGTCAAGTTGCTGGCCTATCAGGGATTCGACGAGACGACGGTCGACCAGATCGTGGCCGCCGTGGGGATGTCGCGCCGCACGTTCTCCCGCTACTTCGAGTCCAAGGAAGACGTCATCGTCCACATGCTCGCGGGAGCCGGCGCACAGTTGTGCGCGCAACTGCGCGCCCGGCCGGCCGACGAGTCACCCGCGGCGGCACTGCGTCACGCGCTGTCGGTGTTCACCGCCATGATGGTCGACCATCCGGACAAGACACTGCACGTGGCCAGGCTGATCCTCGGCACTCCGGCCCTGCTGGCCCGGTTCCTGGAACGGCAGTCGCACTGGCAGGACGAGATGACGACGATCCTGGCCGAACGCACCGGCCTCGCCCCGAACACCGACCTGCGGCCGACGCTCGCCGCCGGTGTCGCACTCACCGCGTTCAATGCCGCGCTGCGTCGCTGGGCAGATGGCGGCGGCACCGCGGACATGGACGAACTGGTCGATGAGGCTTTCACCACCATCACCCCGGCACTCGACCTCGCCACCGACCCGAACTGA
- a CDS encoding cytochrome P450, with amino-acid sequence MTEAPELPLQMRRNGFDPVEELARARDGAGVMQVMTPFGVPAYLVLRYEDVREVLSDSTRFSNVFTAVGIPGVTQMSEDDLAAMRAGNLIGLDPPEHTRLRRMLTPEFTVRRMRRLEPRITEIVDAALDDMERAGKPADLVANFALPVPSLVISELLGVPYADRAEFQDRSARLLDISLPEEQRIAARQQDREYMASLVARAQADPGEDMLGMLVREHGDDLNTNELIGIAGLLLLAGHETTSNMLGLGTLALLRHPDQLALLRDDPARVEPAVEEMLRWLSIVQSMPPRTTTTEVELAGHTIPAGSLVLPSLPAANRDSAFIDKPDTLDITRGAPGHLAFGHGVHHCLGAPLARMEMRIAFPALLQRFPKLALADPDDQVEFRVFSLVFGLKSLHVTW; translated from the coding sequence ATGACGGAAGCGCCGGAGTTGCCGCTGCAGATGCGGCGCAACGGGTTCGACCCGGTCGAGGAACTGGCCCGCGCACGCGACGGAGCGGGCGTGATGCAGGTGATGACGCCGTTCGGCGTGCCCGCGTATCTCGTTCTTCGCTACGAGGATGTTCGCGAGGTTCTGTCGGACTCGACCCGGTTCAGCAATGTCTTCACCGCGGTCGGCATACCCGGCGTGACGCAGATGAGCGAGGATGACCTGGCCGCGATGCGGGCCGGGAACCTGATCGGGCTCGACCCGCCGGAGCACACGCGGTTGCGCCGGATGCTCACCCCAGAGTTCACGGTGCGTCGGATGCGCCGGCTGGAGCCACGGATCACCGAGATCGTGGACGCGGCGCTGGACGACATGGAACGAGCCGGCAAGCCGGCCGATCTGGTAGCGAACTTCGCGCTGCCTGTGCCGTCCCTGGTGATCAGCGAGTTGCTGGGAGTGCCCTACGCCGACCGCGCCGAGTTCCAGGACCGCTCCGCTCGCCTGCTGGACATCTCCTTGCCGGAAGAGCAGCGGATCGCGGCACGACAGCAGGACCGCGAATACATGGCGAGCCTCGTCGCCCGCGCGCAGGCCGACCCCGGCGAGGACATGCTGGGCATGCTGGTCCGGGAGCACGGCGACGACCTGAACACCAATGAGCTGATCGGAATCGCCGGCCTCCTGCTGCTGGCCGGACACGAGACGACCTCGAACATGCTCGGCCTGGGCACCCTGGCCCTGCTACGGCACCCGGACCAGCTCGCCCTGCTCCGCGACGACCCCGCCCGGGTCGAGCCGGCCGTAGAGGAAATGCTGCGCTGGCTGTCCATCGTGCAGTCGATGCCGCCGCGCACCACCACCACGGAGGTCGAACTGGCCGGGCACACCATCCCCGCAGGGTCGCTCGTGCTCCCGTCGCTACCCGCCGCCAACCGCGACAGCGCCTTCATCGACAAACCCGACACCCTCGACATCACCCGGGGAGCTCCCGGCCACCTCGCCTTCGGCCATGGCGTGCACCACTGCCTCGGGGCACCGCTGGCCCGGATGGAGATGCGCATCGCGTTCCCGGCGCTACTCCAACGCTTCCCCAAGCTCGCGCTGGCGGACCCGGACGACCAGGTCGAGTTCCGCGTCTTCAGTCTCGTGTTCGGACTGAAGTCGTTGCACGTGACCTGGTGA
- a CDS encoding glycoside hydrolase family 6 protein, translating into MRVLTRLAAITAATVTALSVTVATPAAAATELVVNGTFTTGTAPWWNSSNTSMAVDTGRLRVNVAGGTANPWDAMVAQNNIALTSGKTYTLSFDASASTSVTAVTTVQLANSPYTNTLTKTIALTTTSKRFSFPFTSSLSTAAGQVSFQLGKNVAHTVYLDNVSLTDTATGPISMTSGFYVDPNSNPAVWVRNNSGDSRAARIQSSIASKPMARWFGNWSGDITAAVSSFVGAADSADKLPILVAYNIPGRDACGGHSGGGAGTEAAYKTWISAFASGIGNRPAVVVIEPDSLGDFDCMSETARQERIRMLTYATEQFRSKAANTWAYLDAGNAGWTAPATMASRLQSVGVANVRGFSVNVSNYYTTSQSATYGNAINSALGGTAKFVIDTSRNGNGSNGEWCNPPGRKLGATTQVGGGAEMLLWVKVPGDSDGNCGIAPNVPAGTFSPDLAIRLIDGI; encoded by the coding sequence ATGCGAGTCTTAACCCGCTTGGCAGCGATCACCGCCGCAACGGTGACCGCGCTGTCGGTGACCGTCGCCACACCCGCCGCCGCCGCGACCGAGCTGGTGGTCAACGGCACCTTCACCACCGGCACCGCGCCATGGTGGAACTCGTCCAACACCTCCATGGCGGTGGACACCGGGCGGCTGCGCGTCAACGTGGCCGGTGGCACGGCCAATCCGTGGGACGCCATGGTGGCCCAGAACAACATCGCCCTGACCAGCGGCAAGACCTACACGCTGTCCTTCGACGCCTCCGCCTCCACCTCGGTCACGGCGGTCACCACCGTGCAACTGGCCAACAGCCCGTACACCAACACCCTCACGAAGACGATCGCGCTCACCACGACGAGCAAGCGCTTCAGCTTCCCCTTCACCTCCAGCCTGAGCACGGCGGCCGGACAGGTGTCGTTCCAGCTCGGTAAGAACGTCGCCCACACCGTCTACCTCGACAACGTCTCCCTCACCGATACGGCGACCGGGCCGATCTCCATGACGAGCGGCTTCTACGTCGACCCCAACTCCAACCCCGCGGTCTGGGTGAGGAACAACTCCGGCGATTCCCGGGCTGCCCGGATCCAGTCCTCGATCGCCTCCAAGCCGATGGCCCGGTGGTTCGGCAACTGGAGCGGCGACATCACCGCCGCCGTCTCCAGCTTCGTCGGCGCCGCGGACAGCGCCGACAAACTGCCGATCCTGGTCGCGTACAACATCCCCGGCCGCGACGCGTGCGGCGGCCACTCCGGCGGCGGCGCCGGCACCGAAGCGGCCTACAAGACGTGGATCTCCGCGTTCGCCTCCGGGATCGGCAACCGGCCCGCGGTCGTCGTCATCGAGCCCGACTCGCTTGGTGACTTCGACTGCATGAGCGAGACGGCCCGGCAAGAACGCATCCGCATGCTGACCTACGCCACCGAGCAGTTCCGAAGCAAGGCCGCCAACACCTGGGCCTACCTCGACGCCGGCAACGCCGGCTGGACCGCACCGGCGACCATGGCCTCCCGGCTGCAGAGCGTGGGCGTCGCCAACGTGCGCGGCTTCTCCGTCAACGTCTCCAACTACTACACCACCAGCCAGTCGGCCACGTACGGCAACGCGATCAATTCGGCGCTCGGCGGCACCGCCAAGTTCGTGATCGACACCAGCCGCAATGGCAACGGCTCCAACGGTGAATGGTGCAATCCGCCGGGCCGCAAGCTCGGCGCCACGACGCAGGTCGGCGGCGGCGCCGAGATGCTGCTCTGGGTCAAGGTCCCCGGCGACTCGGACGGCAACTGCGGCATCGCGCCGAACGTGCCCGCCGGAACGTTCAGCCCGGACCTCGCCATACGACTGATCGACGGAATCTGA
- a CDS encoding glycoside hydrolase family 9 protein, producing the protein MSATLRLSAACVLLLAGLATPAHADSYERLLNGGFDSGKDPWWSSQNTPSRVESGRLCADVPAGTTNPWDSMIGQNDVPLEDGQPYTLRFTASASRDVTIRTTVQLAGPPYTTPLDQRPELTTTPRTFEYTATSNVSDPHGQVTFQMGGATEPYTLCLDEISLVGGVLPPGGDRDLGSPVRVNQHGYATSGPKRATIVNPVTEPLDWRLLDTSGAAVAQGRTRVHGADAMSGDHVHVADFSSVRKAGTGYTLAVGDQVSLPFDIGDDLYDGLRRDALAYFYHNRSGIPIEAAYVGDAYARPAGHLGVAPNQGDTRVPCLPGTCDHTLDVRGGWYDAGDHGKYVVNGALAAWQLMDLYERSHRQDDREGTRDGLLRIPEAGNGVPDVLDEARWELEFLLRMQVPGSGLVHHKMHDAAWTGHPTIPHLDAQPRYLHPPSTAATLNLAAAGAQCARIWKAWDRAFARRCLEAAETAWQAARAHPDLYAPPGGEGGGAYDDTDVSDEFSWAAAELYATTGKHSYLPFVTTKLTADGFSWQSTGALADLTVVRLPGRFPAATFTAARKRVLSVADGYVRDMNAQGYANPYLPTDGKYVWGSTSATTNSAVIMATAYDLTRDRRYREAVLESMDYLLGRNALNQSYVTGYGERASHNQHHRFWAHQIDPSLPTPAPGSLAGGPNSGLQDPVAQRNLAGCTPAKCYIDDIGSWSTNEVAINWNSSLAWIAAFADSL; encoded by the coding sequence ATGTCCGCCACACTCAGGCTGTCCGCAGCCTGTGTCCTCCTCCTCGCCGGCCTCGCGACCCCCGCGCACGCCGACTCCTACGAACGTCTCCTGAACGGCGGCTTCGACAGCGGCAAAGACCCTTGGTGGAGCAGCCAGAACACCCCGTCACGCGTCGAATCGGGCCGCTTGTGTGCCGACGTCCCCGCGGGGACCACGAACCCGTGGGACTCCATGATCGGTCAGAACGACGTCCCGTTGGAGGACGGCCAGCCGTATACCCTCCGCTTCACCGCCTCCGCCAGCAGAGACGTCACCATCCGCACCACCGTCCAGCTCGCCGGCCCGCCGTACACGACCCCTCTGGACCAGCGGCCCGAGCTGACAACCACGCCGCGCACGTTCGAGTACACCGCGACGTCGAACGTCTCGGACCCGCACGGACAGGTGACCTTCCAGATGGGCGGCGCCACGGAGCCGTACACGCTCTGCCTGGACGAAATCTCCCTGGTCGGCGGCGTGCTCCCACCCGGCGGAGACCGGGACCTCGGCTCGCCGGTGCGGGTCAACCAGCACGGCTACGCGACCTCAGGGCCCAAGCGCGCCACGATCGTCAACCCCGTGACGGAGCCGCTGGACTGGCGCCTGCTCGACACGAGCGGCGCCGCCGTGGCTCAGGGCCGCACCCGGGTCCACGGCGCCGACGCGATGTCCGGCGACCATGTCCACGTGGCCGACTTCTCGTCCGTCCGCAAGGCGGGCACCGGTTACACGCTCGCGGTCGGCGACCAGGTCAGCCTGCCGTTCGACATCGGCGACGACCTGTACGACGGGCTGCGCAGGGACGCGCTGGCGTACTTCTACCACAACCGCAGCGGCATCCCGATCGAGGCCGCATACGTCGGCGACGCCTACGCCAGGCCGGCCGGGCACCTCGGCGTCGCGCCCAACCAGGGCGACACCCGCGTCCCGTGCCTGCCCGGCACCTGCGACCACACGCTGGACGTGCGCGGAGGCTGGTACGACGCGGGCGACCACGGCAAGTACGTCGTGAACGGCGCCCTCGCCGCCTGGCAGCTCATGGACCTCTACGAGCGCTCGCACAGGCAGGACGACCGGGAAGGGACGCGCGACGGCCTGCTGCGGATCCCCGAGGCCGGCAACGGCGTCCCGGACGTGCTCGACGAGGCCCGCTGGGAGCTGGAGTTCCTGCTCCGCATGCAGGTGCCCGGCAGCGGCCTGGTCCACCACAAGATGCACGACGCCGCGTGGACCGGGCACCCGACGATCCCCCATCTGGACGCTCAGCCGCGCTACCTCCACCCGCCCTCCACCGCCGCGACGCTCAACCTGGCCGCCGCCGGCGCCCAGTGTGCCCGGATCTGGAAGGCATGGGACCGCGCGTTCGCCCGGCGTTGCCTTGAGGCCGCCGAGACCGCTTGGCAGGCGGCCCGTGCGCATCCCGACCTCTATGCACCACCCGGCGGCGAGGGCGGGGGCGCTTACGACGACACCGACGTCTCCGACGAGTTCTCCTGGGCCGCCGCCGAGCTGTACGCGACCACCGGCAAGCACTCCTACCTGCCCTTCGTCACCACGAAGCTGACCGCGGACGGGTTCTCCTGGCAGTCGACCGGCGCACTGGCCGACCTGACCGTTGTCCGGCTGCCCGGCCGCTTCCCGGCTGCCACGTTCACCGCCGCGCGCAAGCGAGTGCTGTCCGTCGCCGACGGCTACGTACGCGACATGAACGCCCAGGGTTACGCCAACCCGTATCTGCCGACCGACGGCAAGTACGTCTGGGGCTCGACCAGCGCCACCACCAACAGCGCAGTGATCATGGCGACGGCCTACGACCTCACCCGCGACCGCCGCTACCGCGAAGCGGTCCTGGAGTCGATGGACTACTTGCTCGGGCGCAACGCGCTCAACCAGTCCTACGTCACCGGGTACGGCGAGCGGGCCAGCCACAATCAGCACCACCGATTCTGGGCCCACCAGATCGACCCGAGCCTTCCCACCCCCGCCCCCGGTTCCCTCGCCGGGGGTCCCAATTCCGGTCTCCAGGACCCGGTCGCCCAGCGCAACCTCGCGGGGTGTACGCCGGCCAAGTGCTACATCGACGACATCGGCTCCTGGTCCACCAACGAGGTGGCGATCAACTGGAACTCCTCCCTTGCCTGGATCGCCGCCTTCGCCGACTCCCTGTGA
- a CDS encoding ABC transporter substrate-binding protein: MTTRLARPLLAATLTGLLAACGAGAQTPDTATPGKITLVVKTFSEFGYEELYKQYEAAHPGITIKQESIAQLGDYLPKLQQWMASGSGAGDVVALEEGILIQFMAKPEQFVNLLDHGAGSLKADFLEWKWKQALTNDGSKLVGLGTDVGAQGMCYRTDLFAKAGLPTDREKVGELWPTWDAYLATGQKFTQAKTGAHFFDSAGGIYQNILMQQGDHTYYDTSNNLVIDTNPGVKAAWDQAVKMIQGGLSANLAQWSPQWNAGFKKGTFATIPCPSWMLGVIEEQAGPENAGKWDVARVPGDGAVRGGSFLAVPTQSKHQKEAAELIKFLTSPKGQIAAFKAKSNFPSSPQAIDDPAVQGFVNDYFNNAPVGKIFGASAKALKPVYLGPNNNPVGDRVGNALMAVEQGKLQPDEAWAKAVEDAKRAAK; the protein is encoded by the coding sequence ATGACGACAAGGCTGGCGCGGCCGCTGCTCGCCGCCACCCTCACCGGCCTGCTCGCGGCGTGCGGCGCCGGCGCACAGACGCCGGACACCGCGACGCCGGGAAAGATCACCCTGGTGGTCAAGACCTTCAGCGAGTTCGGCTACGAGGAGCTCTACAAGCAGTACGAGGCCGCTCATCCTGGAATAACGATCAAGCAGGAGAGCATCGCCCAGCTCGGCGACTACCTGCCCAAGCTGCAGCAGTGGATGGCCTCCGGCAGCGGAGCCGGAGACGTGGTCGCGCTGGAGGAGGGCATCCTCATCCAGTTCATGGCCAAGCCCGAGCAGTTCGTGAACCTCCTCGACCACGGAGCCGGGTCGCTGAAGGCCGATTTCCTGGAATGGAAGTGGAAGCAGGCGCTCACGAACGACGGCTCCAAACTCGTCGGGCTCGGCACCGACGTCGGCGCGCAAGGCATGTGCTACCGGACAGACCTGTTCGCCAAGGCCGGGCTGCCCACCGATCGCGAGAAGGTCGGCGAGCTCTGGCCGACCTGGGACGCTTACCTTGCCACTGGGCAGAAGTTCACTCAGGCCAAGACCGGAGCGCACTTCTTCGACTCGGCCGGCGGCATCTATCAGAACATCCTGATGCAGCAGGGCGACCACACCTACTACGACACCTCCAACAACCTGGTGATCGACACCAATCCCGGGGTGAAGGCGGCCTGGGACCAGGCGGTCAAGATGATCCAGGGTGGGCTGTCGGCGAATCTCGCGCAGTGGAGCCCGCAGTGGAACGCCGGGTTCAAGAAGGGCACCTTCGCCACCATCCCCTGCCCGTCCTGGATGCTCGGCGTCATTGAAGAGCAGGCGGGGCCGGAGAACGCCGGCAAGTGGGACGTGGCGCGCGTGCCGGGTGACGGAGCCGTTCGCGGCGGCTCGTTCCTGGCGGTGCCGACGCAGAGCAAGCACCAGAAGGAAGCGGCCGAGCTGATCAAATTCCTCACCAGCCCGAAGGGGCAGATCGCGGCGTTCAAGGCCAAGAGCAATTTCCCCTCATCGCCGCAGGCCATCGATGACCCGGCGGTGCAGGGCTTCGTCAATGACTACTTCAACAACGCTCCTGTCGGGAAGATCTTCGGAGCGAGCGCGAAGGCGCTCAAGCCGGTCTACCTGGGGCCGAACAACAACCCGGTCGGCGACCGGGTCGGCAACGCGCTGATGGCCGTCGAGCAGGGCAAGCTCCAGCCGGATGAGGCGTGGGCCAAGGCTGTCGAGGACGCCAAGCGTGCTGCTAAGTAA
- a CDS encoding carbohydrate ABC transporter permease produces the protein MLLSNKARSATHARSRAGLLSRLDLVGSPYLFVAPFFVIFGVFGLFPLLYTAWVSLHDWDLAGDAGFVGLANYADLFADPDFWNAVVNTLGMFVLATVPQLLLALVVASLLNQRLRALTFFRMGVLAPIVTSVAAVGIVFSQIFDRDAGMANGLLALLGVDPVDWRADKWSSWLAISVMVDWRWTGYNALIFLAAMQSVPRDVYEAAAIDGASKIRQFWGITVPLIRPAILFTVIISTIGGMQLFTEPLIFGQGGYAISGGSLRQFQTVAMYMFEKAFRDFDYGYGSAVAWMIFLLIVVFALVNFLVTRRAR, from the coding sequence GTGCTGCTAAGTAACAAGGCGCGATCCGCTACGCACGCGAGGTCGCGGGCGGGGCTGCTGTCCCGCCTCGACCTGGTGGGCTCGCCGTACCTTTTCGTGGCGCCGTTCTTCGTGATCTTCGGGGTCTTCGGGCTCTTCCCGTTGCTGTACACCGCGTGGGTCTCGCTGCACGACTGGGACCTGGCAGGGGATGCGGGGTTCGTCGGGCTGGCGAACTACGCGGATCTGTTCGCCGACCCCGACTTCTGGAACGCGGTCGTCAACACCCTCGGCATGTTCGTGCTGGCCACGGTGCCGCAGCTGCTCCTGGCACTGGTCGTGGCCAGCCTGCTCAACCAGCGGCTGCGTGCGCTGACGTTCTTCCGGATGGGGGTGCTCGCGCCGATCGTCACCTCGGTGGCGGCGGTGGGCATCGTGTTCAGCCAGATCTTCGACCGCGACGCCGGCATGGCCAACGGCCTGCTCGCCCTGCTGGGCGTGGACCCGGTGGACTGGCGGGCGGACAAGTGGTCGTCCTGGCTGGCGATCTCGGTCATGGTCGACTGGCGCTGGACCGGTTACAACGCGCTGATCTTCCTGGCCGCGATGCAGTCGGTGCCCCGCGACGTGTACGAGGCGGCGGCCATCGACGGCGCCTCCAAGATCAGGCAGTTCTGGGGCATCACGGTTCCACTGATCCGGCCGGCGATCCTGTTCACGGTGATCATCTCGACCATCGGCGGCATGCAGCTGTTCACCGAGCCACTCATCTTCGGCCAGGGCGGCTACGCCATCTCCGGCGGCAGTCTGCGGCAGTTCCAGACCGTGGCCATGTACATGTTCGAGAAGGCCTTCAGGGACTTCGACTACGGCTATGGCTCGGCGGTCGCCTGGATGATCTTCCTGCTCATCGTGGTCTTCGCTCTGGTCAACTTCCTGGTCACGCGGAGAGCGAGATAG
- a CDS encoding carbohydrate ABC transporter permease, whose protein sequence is MRNSGPLVYLTLLVAIALSVFPLYWLFVVATRANDVVGDWPPPLTPGGNLGENVTRLFAAEDANFLLGMVNSAIASITVTVSVVFFCSLAGFAFAKLRFRGRNALLLVILATMMIPVQMGIIPLYMIMVELGWQNRLQAVIVPFLVSAFGVFLMRQYAERAVPDELVEAARVDGCSTFGIFWKVVLPALRPGAAVLGLFTFMGTWNEFLWPLAVLEADNPTVQFSLSQLSSTYYTDYTLMFSGTLIATLPLLVVFIAFGRQIIGGIMEGAVKA, encoded by the coding sequence ATGCGAAACTCCGGACCCCTGGTCTACCTCACGCTGCTGGTGGCAATCGCCCTGTCGGTCTTCCCGCTCTACTGGCTGTTCGTCGTGGCCACCCGGGCCAACGACGTCGTCGGCGACTGGCCGCCGCCGCTCACCCCGGGCGGCAACCTGGGCGAGAACGTCACGCGGCTCTTCGCGGCCGAGGACGCCAACTTCCTGCTGGGAATGGTCAACTCCGCGATCGCCTCCATCACCGTGACCGTGTCGGTGGTGTTCTTCTGCTCGCTGGCCGGCTTCGCGTTCGCCAAGCTGCGCTTCCGCGGCAGGAACGCGCTGTTGCTCGTCATCCTGGCCACGATGATGATCCCGGTCCAGATGGGCATCATCCCGCTTTATATGATCATGGTGGAGCTCGGCTGGCAGAACCGGCTGCAGGCGGTCATCGTGCCGTTCCTGGTCTCGGCGTTCGGTGTCTTCCTGATGCGGCAGTACGCCGAGCGGGCCGTCCCCGACGAGCTGGTCGAGGCGGCGCGGGTGGACGGCTGCTCGACCTTCGGCATCTTCTGGAAGGTCGTGCTACCCGCGCTGCGGCCGGGCGCCGCCGTGCTGGGGCTGTTCACCTTCATGGGCACCTGGAACGAGTTCCTGTGGCCGCTGGCCGTTCTGGAGGCCGACAACCCGACCGTCCAGTTCTCGCTCAGTCAGTTGTCCAGCACGTACTACACCGACTACACGCTCATGTTCTCCGGGACGCTGATCGCCACGCTCCCGCTGCTGGTCGTCTTCATCGCGTTCGGCCGCCAGATCATCGGCGGCATCATGGAAGGAGCCGTCAAGGCGTGA